One genomic region from Deltaproteobacteria bacterium encodes:
- a CDS encoding aldehyde dehydrogenase family protein, whose protein sequence is MAQGARPVEEPLVRRTIEIRSPATGARVAEYPIADRDAVAAAVARAREAQARWVALDFVERARILRRVRDAFIDGKERIADVVSGETGKPRHDVFTNELLIVCDGIGFWAKRAARYLADDKARPHLMKTKRAYTSYHPHGVVGVIGPWNFPFSLTIGEAIPALMAGNAVILKPSEVTPGSALVGCELAEAAGLPPGLLQAVVGYGETGQHLIDLADMICFTGSVETGRKVAARCGQLLKPTTLELGGKDPMIVLGDANLERAANACVYGGLVNAGQVCISVERVYVEEPVYDDFVRKVVDKVKHVRQGPPDAGVVEVGSMTFPPQIEKVERHVQDAVARGARVLAGGQRRTDLPGLFFEPTVLVDVTHDMEVMRDETFGPVIPIMRVKDEEEAVRLANDSRYGLDASVWTKDLERGARIARRIQSGAVCVNDVMVNFAVTEVPMGGVKESGVGHRHGPDGIRKYCVKQAVVIDRFGMNSEINWWPITPTKVRLFRRALDLFGSGWRRKLLGAPART, encoded by the coding sequence ATGGCCCAAGGCGCAAGACCCGTCGAGGAGCCGCTCGTCCGGCGCACGATCGAGATCCGCAGTCCCGCCACCGGCGCGCGTGTCGCCGAGTACCCGATCGCCGACCGCGACGCCGTCGCGGCCGCAGTCGCCCGCGCGCGCGAGGCGCAGGCTCGCTGGGTGGCGCTCGACTTCGTGGAGCGGGCCCGCATCCTCAGGCGGGTGCGCGACGCCTTCATCGACGGCAAGGAGCGCATCGCGGATGTCGTCTCGGGCGAGACCGGCAAGCCGCGGCACGACGTCTTCACCAACGAGCTCCTGATCGTCTGCGACGGGATCGGCTTCTGGGCCAAGCGGGCCGCGCGCTACCTCGCCGACGACAAGGCGCGGCCGCACCTGATGAAGACCAAGCGCGCCTACACGAGCTATCACCCGCACGGCGTGGTCGGCGTCATCGGGCCCTGGAACTTCCCCTTCAGTTTGACCATCGGCGAGGCGATCCCGGCGCTCATGGCCGGCAACGCGGTGATCCTGAAGCCGTCGGAGGTGACGCCCGGGAGCGCGCTCGTCGGCTGCGAGCTGGCCGAGGCGGCAGGGCTGCCGCCGGGCCTCCTGCAGGCGGTCGTCGGCTACGGCGAGACGGGCCAGCACCTGATCGACCTCGCCGACATGATCTGTTTCACGGGGAGCGTGGAGACCGGCCGAAAAGTGGCGGCGCGCTGCGGGCAGCTGCTCAAGCCGACGACCCTCGAGCTCGGCGGCAAGGACCCGATGATCGTGCTCGGCGACGCGAACCTCGAGCGCGCCGCGAATGCCTGCGTCTACGGCGGCCTCGTCAACGCGGGCCAGGTCTGCATCTCGGTCGAGCGGGTCTACGTCGAGGAGCCCGTCTACGACGACTTCGTCCGGAAGGTCGTCGACAAGGTGAAGCACGTGCGCCAGGGGCCGCCCGACGCGGGCGTGGTCGAGGTCGGCTCCATGACCTTCCCGCCCCAGATCGAGAAGGTCGAGCGCCACGTGCAGGACGCGGTCGCGCGCGGCGCCCGCGTGCTCGCCGGCGGCCAGCGCCGCACGGACCTGCCGGGCCTGTTCTTCGAGCCGACCGTGCTGGTCGACGTGACGCACGACATGGAGGTCATGCGCGACGAGACCTTCGGGCCCGTGATCCCGATCATGCGCGTCAAGGACGAGGAGGAGGCCGTCCGTCTCGCCAACGACTCGCGCTACGGCCTGGACGCCAGCGTGTGGACGAAGGACCTCGAGCGCGGCGCGCGCATCGCCCGCCGCATCCAGTCGGGCGCCGTCTGCGTGAACGACGTCATGGTGAACTTCGCCGTCACCGAGGTCCCGATGGGCGGCGTCAAGGAGAGCGGCGTCGGCCACCGCCACGGCCCCGACGGCATCCGCAAGTACTGCGTCAAGCAGGCCGTCGTGATCGACCGCTTCGGGATGAACAGCGAGATCAACTGGTGGCCGATCACGCCGACCAAGGTGCGGCTCTTCCGCCGCGCGCTCGACCTCTTCGGCTCGGGCTGGCGCCGGAAGCTCCTGGGGGCGCCAGCGCGGACGTAG
- a CDS encoding PaaI family thioesterase: MSVDPQALAQSMPFAVALGVEVTAAVPEEVRGRLLWAPERCTTGGVLHGAVLMALGDTLGAICAFLNLPAGAGTTTIESKTNFFRAVRGGHVEGVTRPLHVGRRVIVVQTDLSDADGRRVAQVTQTQAVLTA; encoded by the coding sequence ATGTCGGTCGATCCGCAGGCGCTCGCCCAGTCGATGCCCTTCGCCGTCGCGCTCGGCGTCGAGGTGACGGCGGCCGTGCCCGAGGAGGTGCGCGGGCGCCTACTGTGGGCGCCGGAGCGCTGCACGACGGGCGGCGTGCTCCACGGCGCGGTACTCATGGCGCTCGGCGACACGCTGGGCGCGATCTGCGCCTTCCTGAACCTCCCGGCCGGCGCCGGCACGACGACGATCGAGTCGAAGACGAACTTCTTCCGCGCCGTGCGCGGCGGCCACGTGGAGGGCGTCACCCGGCCCCTGCACGTCGGGCGGCGGGTGATCGTGGTGCAGACGGACCTCAGCGACGCGGACGGGCGCCGCGTGGCGCAGGTGACGCAGACGCAGGCGGTGCTGACCGCGTGA
- a CDS encoding GMC family oxidoreductase yields MMAVETTDVVVIGTGFGGAIPGYYLAAGGAGVVMLERGPRLATEDFTHNLQLGTFTRIVDDIRGDGVDVIAGNCVGGSSVIYFAASLRAPSFVFERTGTLGRRLWPASISRRALNPWYRRVERTLPVSQQSWDDVPYPGGVWAAACARAGHTCNPVPVAVDLARCTNCNWMVNGCRFGAKRSMLLNYLPAAEACGTDIRPLHEVQSIGPASTSGYRYAVSYLVLDPDDYRVATGSGTIEAKLVILAAGAMGTPVILQRSAAALGGMPAAVGRYFSPNGDRVTLALLDEGKVTELLGLERAPGVAYEGYAIGKPIGSMTFDYLDPSAAEFTRFSLQQIYFPPITNILPEDGVDAAPVWFGVDKKALTARWRSWLTVLAMTEDANEGVFGAPPPSGNFVRIAPAAGLGQLAFHTAPETQRGWDASDAAMKTVVEKDGLARHLLWKGTPNVQSAHPLASCRMGDDPATSALDDQHELRGHPGLFVTDASSVPTSLCVNPSLTIAALAERASSLLLRRAGEFGLGVRPRVPPPGTTDAMRRRRCLHPA; encoded by the coding sequence CTGATGGCGGTCGAGACCACCGACGTCGTCGTCATCGGGACCGGCTTCGGGGGCGCCATCCCCGGCTACTATCTCGCCGCGGGCGGGGCCGGGGTGGTGATGCTCGAGCGCGGTCCGCGGCTCGCGACCGAGGACTTCACCCACAACCTCCAGCTCGGCACCTTCACCCGCATCGTCGACGACATCCGGGGCGACGGCGTGGACGTGATCGCCGGCAACTGCGTCGGCGGCTCGAGCGTGATCTATTTCGCGGCCTCGCTCCGGGCACCGAGCTTCGTGTTCGAGCGGACCGGCACGCTCGGCCGCCGTCTCTGGCCGGCGTCGATCAGCCGGCGAGCGCTCAACCCGTGGTACCGGCGCGTCGAGCGGACGCTGCCGGTCAGCCAGCAGAGCTGGGACGACGTGCCCTATCCCGGCGGCGTGTGGGCGGCGGCCTGCGCGCGCGCCGGACACACCTGTAACCCCGTGCCGGTCGCCGTCGACCTCGCGCGCTGCACGAACTGCAACTGGATGGTCAACGGCTGCCGCTTCGGCGCCAAGCGGTCCATGCTGCTCAACTACCTGCCGGCGGCCGAGGCGTGCGGCACCGACATCCGGCCGCTGCACGAGGTGCAGTCGATCGGCCCGGCGTCCACGTCGGGCTATCGCTATGCCGTCTCCTACCTCGTGCTCGACCCGGACGACTACCGGGTTGCGACGGGGAGCGGCACGATCGAGGCGAAGCTCGTGATCCTCGCCGCCGGGGCGATGGGGACGCCGGTGATCCTGCAGCGCTCGGCGGCCGCCCTTGGCGGCATGCCGGCCGCCGTCGGCCGCTACTTCTCGCCGAACGGCGACCGCGTGACCCTGGCGCTCCTCGACGAGGGCAAGGTGACCGAGCTGCTCGGCCTGGAACGGGCGCCGGGCGTCGCCTACGAGGGCTACGCCATCGGCAAGCCGATCGGCTCGATGACGTTCGACTACCTCGACCCGAGCGCGGCCGAGTTCACGCGCTTCTCCCTCCAGCAGATCTACTTCCCGCCGATCACGAACATCCTGCCGGAGGACGGCGTCGACGCGGCGCCGGTCTGGTTCGGCGTCGACAAGAAGGCGCTCACGGCCCGCTGGCGATCGTGGCTCACCGTGCTCGCCATGACCGAGGACGCCAACGAGGGTGTCTTCGGCGCGCCGCCGCCGTCGGGCAACTTCGTCCGCATCGCGCCGGCGGCGGGCCTGGGGCAGCTCGCCTTCCACACCGCGCCCGAGACGCAGCGCGGCTGGGACGCCTCGGATGCCGCGATGAAGACCGTCGTCGAGAAGGACGGCCTCGCCCGCCATCTCCTCTGGAAGGGGACGCCGAACGTGCAGAGCGCCCACCCGCTCGCCTCCTGCCGCATGGGCGACGATCCCGCCACCTCGGCGCTCGACGACCAGCACGAGCTGCGCGGCCATCCGGGCCTCTTCGTGACCGACGCCTCGTCCGTGCCGACCTCCCTCTGCGTCAACCCCTCGCTCACGATCGCCGCGCTGGCCGAGCGGGCGTCGTCGCTGCTGCTCCGGCGCGCGGGGGAGTTCGGGCTCGGCGTGCGCCCGCGCGTGCCGCCGCCCGGGACGACGGACGCGATGCGCCGGCGGCGCTGCCTCCATCCCGCGTAG
- a CDS encoding regulator — translation MTPTLEAFSDTLIPGAKRSPLDRAIAGADTGAGAVQAGAIDLMNFPPAGVAPALPGFAAALNARATAYAADHGILLDPTVPPLVSLGFADRTALLVELLDEMTGDEQLAYFALAALVFLAYHTAGHLPTAEAVRDGHPGLAAIGFPAPDADGLWRFPAFSYRRALATKHARTTGKGSPP, via the coding sequence ATCACCCCGACGCTCGAGGCGTTCTCGGACACGCTCATCCCGGGTGCCAAGCGCTCGCCGCTCGACCGCGCGATCGCCGGGGCGGACACGGGAGCGGGGGCGGTGCAGGCCGGCGCGATCGACCTGATGAACTTTCCGCCGGCGGGCGTTGCGCCGGCCTTGCCCGGGTTCGCGGCCGCGCTGAACGCGCGGGCGACCGCCTATGCGGCGGATCACGGGATCCTGCTCGACCCGACCGTGCCGCCGCTCGTCTCGCTCGGCTTCGCCGACCGCACGGCGCTCCTCGTCGAGCTGCTCGACGAGATGACCGGAGACGAGCAGCTCGCCTACTTCGCGCTCGCCGCACTCGTCTTCCTCGCCTACCACACCGCCGGCCATCTCCCGACCGCCGAGGCCGTGCGCGACGGGCATCCGGGCCTCGCCGCCATCGGCTTCCCGGCGCCCGATGCCGACGGCCTCTGGCGCTTCCCGGCGTTCTCCTACCGCCGGGCGCTGGCGACCAAGCACGCGCGGACGACGGGCAAGGGCAGCCCGCCCTGA
- a CDS encoding HAMP domain-containing histidine kinase, which yields MPDERTRRALAEVEEQRDDAVLYLSTIKLVLGVLARGHGLRVCGQEIAEVLVRQLGFETCAIVLADGPEGELALAGFATQSQRLGGGAGDLDEGRWLLLAQLLGTGVEPACFRRVSDGGFVAVAPAELADEGFLVLPFSVAGDPGGALVLHSITAPTQAFARSHALALVAEIVGQALGAARSREAVERLCGKLESELGLSRRVASAKDETLRSREERIARLTDELSCSNRVKTEFLGMVSHELRTPLNAILGYASLMREGVGGPVSDEHSGFLDRVLGSTRHLNTLIDDILFFVQLEADRVLVRSERVRTERLLEQVLAMIPGHPEPEQVQVRIDIDPRAASIQVDGDLVRRVLFHLVGNALKFTSRGEVLIAVRPGEGDAVTITVRDTGVGIAPERLQQVFDLFAQADSSTTRRYNGLGIGLTLIGRCVRLLGGEVTARSEPGVGSEFRVFLPGVLAAAGQAESRPRFLH from the coding sequence ATGCCGGACGAGCGGACGCGCCGCGCCCTCGCCGAGGTCGAGGAGCAACGGGACGACGCCGTCCTCTACCTCTCGACCATCAAGCTCGTGCTCGGCGTGCTGGCGCGCGGCCACGGTCTGCGGGTGTGCGGGCAGGAGATCGCCGAGGTCCTGGTGCGCCAGCTCGGGTTCGAGACCTGCGCCATCGTGCTCGCCGACGGGCCCGAGGGCGAGCTCGCGCTCGCGGGCTTCGCGACGCAGTCGCAGCGGCTGGGTGGCGGCGCGGGCGATCTCGACGAGGGCCGCTGGCTTCTGCTGGCGCAGCTCCTCGGGACCGGCGTCGAGCCGGCGTGCTTCCGCCGCGTGTCGGACGGCGGCTTCGTCGCCGTCGCCCCGGCCGAGCTCGCGGACGAAGGGTTCCTCGTGCTGCCGTTCTCCGTCGCCGGCGACCCGGGCGGGGCGCTCGTGCTGCACTCCATCACCGCGCCGACCCAGGCCTTCGCCCGCAGCCACGCGCTCGCCCTGGTGGCCGAGATCGTCGGCCAGGCGCTCGGCGCGGCCCGCAGCCGCGAGGCGGTCGAACGGCTGTGCGGCAAGCTCGAGAGCGAGCTCGGCCTCAGCCGCCGGGTGGCCTCCGCCAAGGACGAGACGCTGCGCTCGCGCGAGGAGCGCATCGCCCGGCTGACCGACGAGCTCAGCTGCTCGAACCGCGTGAAGACGGAGTTCCTCGGCATGGTCTCGCACGAGCTGCGCACCCCGCTGAACGCGATCCTCGGCTATGCCTCCCTCATGCGAGAAGGGGTGGGCGGGCCGGTGAGCGACGAGCATTCGGGCTTCCTCGACCGCGTGCTCGGCAGCACGCGACACCTGAATACGCTCATCGACGACATCCTCTTCTTCGTGCAGCTCGAGGCCGACCGCGTCCTCGTGCGCTCCGAGCGGGTGCGTACCGAGCGGCTGCTCGAGCAGGTGCTGGCGATGATCCCCGGTCATCCGGAGCCCGAGCAGGTGCAGGTGCGGATCGACATCGACCCCAGGGCCGCGAGCATCCAGGTCGACGGCGACCTCGTGCGCCGGGTCCTCTTCCACCTGGTCGGCAACGCCCTCAAGTTCACGTCGCGCGGTGAGGTCCTGATCGCGGTCCGCCCCGGTGAGGGGGACGCGGTCACCATCACGGTGCGCGACACCGGCGTCGGCATCGCGCCCGAGCGTCTGCAGCAGGTCTTCGACCTGTTCGCGCAGGCTGACAGCTCGACGACGCGCCGCTACAACGGCCTGGGCATCGGCCTGACGCTCATCGGACGCTGCGTGCGGCTCCTCGGCGGCGAGGTCACGGCCCGCAGCGAGCCCGGCGTCGGCAGCGAGTTCCGCGTGTTCCTGCCGGGCGTGCTGGCGGCTGCCGGGCAGGCCGAGAGCCGGCCGCGCTTCCTCCACTGA
- a CDS encoding HDOD domain-containing protein encodes MGDAAADAGSKGPLDRGGLQRFRAEVIGRKNLPTIPAVLSQVLGLVEREDSSTRELVVLIEHDQALTGKMLRLANSAFFGQSRRVATIPRAVMLLGFSTVRNLALGVKVWDTIAHGIPPAHLEELWTHAVMVAVASKVLGAKLCAGDPDEAFTAGLLHDVGRLVLATRFKDAYWTAAAGVDDTRSIVDAEQEAFGVHHAEVGGWLLEAWGLPPSIVETARLHHATPDRPGTTNLVAIANRLVPVTDVAAGRLRPEAAGALEREAPRGVTPELWQAVIAALAEDGALETLGRAEG; translated from the coding sequence ATGGGTGACGCTGCAGCGGATGCGGGGTCGAAGGGACCGCTCGACCGGGGGGGGCTCCAGCGGTTCCGCGCCGAGGTGATCGGCCGCAAGAACCTGCCCACCATCCCGGCCGTGCTCTCGCAGGTCCTCGGGCTCGTCGAGCGAGAGGATTCCAGCACGCGCGAGCTCGTCGTCCTCATCGAGCACGACCAGGCGCTCACCGGCAAGATGCTCCGGCTCGCGAACAGCGCCTTCTTCGGCCAATCGCGACGGGTGGCGACCATTCCGCGCGCCGTCATGCTGCTCGGCTTCTCCACCGTCCGGAACCTCGCGCTCGGCGTGAAGGTCTGGGACACCATCGCGCACGGCATCCCGCCCGCGCACCTCGAAGAGCTCTGGACGCACGCCGTCATGGTGGCGGTCGCGAGCAAGGTCCTCGGCGCGAAGCTGTGCGCGGGCGACCCCGACGAGGCGTTCACCGCCGGTCTCCTGCACGACGTCGGACGACTGGTGCTCGCGACGCGCTTCAAGGATGCCTACTGGACCGCGGCCGCCGGCGTCGACGACACCCGGTCGATCGTCGACGCCGAGCAGGAGGCGTTCGGCGTGCATCACGCCGAGGTCGGCGGCTGGCTCCTCGAGGCCTGGGGGCTTCCGCCCTCGATCGTCGAGACGGCGCGCCTGCACCATGCGACGCCGGACCGTCCGGGGACCACCAATCTCGTCGCCATCGCGAACCGGCTCGTCCCCGTGACGGATGTCGCGGCGGGACGTCTTCGCCCGGAGGCGGCGGGAGCGCTCGAGCGCGAGGCACCCCGCGGGGTGACGCCCGAGCTCTGGCAGGCGGTGATCGCCGCCCTTGCCGAGGACGGCGCGCTCGAGACACTCGGCCGGGCGGAGGGCTGA
- a CDS encoding DUF4215 domain-containing protein has protein sequence MSHAPITTLLLTTLARQLALPAAVHPAASGVPPEARRLLACQADVGRAARRLLVRRDLAIVRCLDLALRCPGALAGTPTSANDACFAAAAAGCAAALARAGTAERPVEDMGPRCTVAGRTSISPQAFLGDDGLALERDAPFCPDLGTASPADASRCQSLALACQVDAAVRASVPRAAELLGRIGIALDEDGRCLGSPACGNGEIDGDEECDDGADNSDVLPDHCRTDCTEPRCGDGVVDSDEECDDGNQTDGDGCAADCTVEPGVCGNGVVDDDEECDDGAANSDILPDHCRTDCTAPSCGDGVVDPAHGETCEPPATLLCTADCRSRLPFPPGPLRARAGGPDDLARCQQGIAGEAARFFRDSRRLVERCVMGATRCVVGGGDACLARASARCVAAATRRDTLRARAVPRLGSACGALSVDRLLDALAFADTASACPLPGSGPPTPADLLGCVLDQIQCVAQKSVALTVPRAYEFLSTLDLDPDALYPCVPDLGDE, from the coding sequence ATGTCGCACGCCCCGATCACCACGCTCCTCCTCACCACCCTGGCTCGGCAGCTTGCCCTTCCTGCTGCAGTTCATCCAGCCGCGAGCGGTGTCCCCCCCGAGGCCAGGCGCCTCCTCGCCTGCCAGGCGGACGTGGGCCGAGCCGCTCGGCGGCTCCTGGTGCGCAGGGACCTCGCGATCGTGCGCTGCCTCGACCTTGCGCTCCGCTGCCCCGGAGCGCTCGCCGGTACGCCGACGAGCGCCAACGACGCGTGCTTTGCGGCCGCCGCCGCAGGCTGCGCCGCCGCGCTCGCCCGGGCCGGCACCGCCGAGCGCCCCGTCGAGGACATGGGGCCGCGCTGCACGGTGGCCGGACGGACCTCCATATCTCCCCAGGCCTTCCTCGGCGACGACGGGCTGGCCCTCGAGCGCGACGCCCCCTTCTGCCCGGACCTGGGGACCGCGAGTCCCGCCGATGCCTCGCGCTGCCAGAGCCTCGCCCTCGCCTGCCAGGTCGACGCCGCCGTCCGGGCGTCGGTGCCTCGCGCGGCGGAGCTCCTCGGCCGGATCGGAATCGCGTTGGATGAAGACGGCCGCTGCCTGGGGTCCCCGGCGTGCGGCAACGGCGAGATCGACGGCGACGAGGAGTGCGACGATGGGGCCGACAACTCCGACGTCCTCCCCGACCACTGCCGGACCGACTGCACCGAGCCGCGCTGCGGGGACGGCGTGGTCGACTCGGACGAGGAGTGCGACGACGGGAACCAGACGGACGGCGACGGCTGCGCCGCCGATTGCACCGTCGAGCCCGGGGTGTGCGGCAACGGCGTCGTCGACGACGACGAGGAGTGCGACGACGGCGCCGCCAACTCCGATATCCTCCCGGACCACTGCCGCACCGACTGCACCGCGCCGAGCTGTGGCGACGGCGTCGTCGATCCGGCTCACGGCGAGACCTGCGAGCCCCCCGCCACCCTCCTGTGCACGGCCGATTGCCGCTCGCGGCTGCCGTTTCCTCCGGGCCCACTTCGAGCGCGTGCTGGCGGGCCCGACGATCTCGCGCGCTGCCAGCAGGGAATCGCGGGCGAGGCGGCGCGGTTCTTCCGCGACAGCCGCCGGCTCGTCGAGCGCTGCGTCATGGGCGCCACCCGCTGCGTCGTCGGCGGAGGGGACGCCTGCCTCGCGCGTGCCAGTGCCCGATGCGTCGCCGCAGCCACCCGGCGCGATACGCTCCGCGCGCGTGCCGTCCCGCGCCTCGGGAGCGCGTGCGGGGCGCTCTCCGTCGACCGCCTCCTCGACGCGCTCGCCTTCGCGGACACGGCCAGCGCCTGCCCGCTTCCCGGGAGCGGTCCTCCCACCCCCGCCGACCTCCTGGGTTGCGTGCTCGACCAGATCCAGTGCGTGGCCCAGAAATCGGTGGCGCTGACGGTCCCCCGCGCCTACGAGTTCCTCTCCACCCTCGACCTCGATCCCGACGCGCTCTACCCCTGCGTCCCCGACCTCGGGGACGAGTGA
- a CDS encoding cyclase family protein, producing MRVQMRVLIGRVLLTLGLAAPAAALDLSAARLVDLTHPFDSRTIYWPTARHFTLEPVAHGMTEGGYWYAANNFCAAEHGGTHLDAPIHFARDRWTADEVPLDRLVGAAVVVDITAKAARDPDALLTLDDLHAFERRAGRIPDGAIVLVRSGWDRYWDDPARYLGTVVPGDTAHLHFPGVAPDTAAWLTTARRIHAIGIDTASIDRGPSRDFRAHRALTNANVPIFENLAGLAALPPTGAVFIGLPMKIGGGSGGPLRAVAALP from the coding sequence ATGAGGGTCCAGATGAGGGTTTTGATCGGCCGAGTCCTGCTCACGCTCGGCCTCGCAGCCCCCGCCGCCGCCCTCGATCTCTCGGCGGCGCGGCTCGTCGACCTGACCCATCCCTTCGACAGCCGGACCATCTACTGGCCGACCGCCCGGCACTTCACGCTCGAGCCCGTGGCGCACGGCATGACCGAGGGCGGCTACTGGTACGCCGCCAACAACTTCTGCGCGGCCGAGCACGGCGGCACGCATCTCGACGCGCCGATCCACTTCGCCCGGGACCGCTGGACGGCGGACGAGGTGCCGCTCGACCGGCTCGTCGGCGCCGCAGTGGTCGTCGACATCACGGCGAAGGCGGCCCGCGATCCCGATGCGCTCCTCACGCTCGACGACCTCCACGCCTTCGAGCGCCGCGCCGGCCGCATCCCCGACGGCGCGATCGTCCTCGTGCGCAGCGGCTGGGATCGTTACTGGGACGATCCGGCGCGCTACCTCGGGACCGTGGTCCCGGGCGACACCGCGCACCTCCACTTCCCCGGCGTCGCGCCCGACACCGCCGCCTGGCTGACGACGGCCCGGCGCATCCACGCGATCGGCATCGACACCGCCTCGATCGACCGGGGACCGTCGCGCGACTTCCGGGCGCACCGGGCGCTCACCAACGCGAACGTGCCGATCTTCGAGAACCTGGCGGGCCTCGCCGCCCTGCCGCCGACGGGCGCCGTCTTCATCGGGCTGCCGATGAAGATCGGCGGCGGCAGCGGCGGACCGCTGCGTGCCGTCGCGGCGCTGCCCTGA
- a CDS encoding nicotinate phosphoribosyltransferase — MRTLGALDEPGRCGLATDLYELTMGAAYFEAGMAEAVGTFELFVRSLPPNRGFLLLAGLEQAIEYLVAVRFDGRSIDYLRALPVFSHVSGGFWDYLAAFRFSGDVHAIPEGTVVFAGEPLVQVRAPIIEGQLVETFLLATINHQTLIATKAARVVEAAAGKGVIEFGARRAHGFHAALFGARAALIGGCIGTSNTLAGQMFDVPVYGTAAHSFIMAFAHETDAFRAFVGTFPEHAMLLIDTYDTLEGARRAAALGPAVRGVRLDGGDLLALSRAVREILDTAGLAHTLIVASGDLNEERIAALAAAGAPIDLYGVGTDLATSRDVPALGGVYKLVAVEAGGEHRAVRKLGAEKGTYPEPKQVYRRRGRDGRFSEDVVALATETPAGEPLLTAVIRGGEPCAPLPALSEIRARARAQVEALPPGVRRLEHADAHRVGVTPALRELAERLHPEG, encoded by the coding sequence ATGCGCACGCTCGGAGCATTGGACGAGCCCGGCCGCTGCGGGTTGGCAACCGACCTCTACGAGCTCACCATGGGCGCGGCCTACTTCGAGGCCGGCATGGCCGAGGCCGTCGGAACCTTCGAGCTGTTCGTCCGCAGCCTGCCGCCGAATCGGGGCTTCCTCCTCCTGGCCGGCCTCGAGCAGGCGATCGAGTATCTCGTCGCCGTCCGCTTCGACGGCCGGAGCATCGACTACCTGCGCGCGCTGCCGGTCTTCTCCCACGTGAGCGGCGGCTTCTGGGACTACCTGGCGGCGTTCCGCTTCAGCGGCGACGTGCACGCGATACCCGAAGGCACCGTCGTCTTCGCCGGTGAGCCCCTGGTGCAGGTGCGCGCGCCGATCATCGAGGGGCAGCTCGTCGAGACGTTCCTCCTCGCCACCATCAACCATCAGACGCTCATCGCCACCAAGGCGGCTCGCGTGGTCGAGGCGGCGGCGGGCAAGGGCGTGATCGAGTTCGGGGCGCGCCGCGCGCACGGCTTCCACGCCGCGCTCTTCGGCGCGCGCGCCGCGCTCATCGGCGGCTGCATCGGTACGTCGAACACCCTCGCGGGGCAGATGTTCGACGTCCCGGTCTACGGCACGGCGGCCCACAGCTTCATCATGGCCTTCGCGCACGAGACCGACGCCTTTCGCGCCTTCGTCGGGACGTTCCCCGAGCATGCGATGCTCCTGATCGACACCTACGACACGCTCGAGGGCGCGCGCCGCGCGGCCGCGCTCGGCCCCGCGGTCCGCGGCGTCCGCCTGGACGGCGGTGACCTCCTCGCGCTCAGCCGCGCGGTGCGCGAGATCCTCGACACCGCCGGTCTGGCGCACACCCTGATCGTCGCCAGCGGCGACCTCAACGAGGAGCGGATCGCCGCCCTCGCCGCGGCCGGCGCACCCATCGACCTCTACGGCGTCGGCACCGACCTCGCGACCTCGCGCGACGTCCCGGCGCTCGGCGGAGTCTACAAGCTGGTCGCCGTCGAGGCCGGCGGCGAGCACCGGGCAGTCCGGAAGCTCGGCGCGGAGAAGGGGACGTACCCCGAGCCGAAGCAGGTCTACCGCCGGCGGGGCCGCGACGGACGCTTCAGCGAGGACGTCGTCGCGCTCGCGACCGAGACGCCGGCGGGGGAGCCGCTGCTCACTGCCGTGATCCGTGGGGGCGAGCCGTGCGCCCCGCTGCCCGCGCTCTCCGAGATCCGTGCGCGCGCTCGCGCGCAGGTCGAGGCGCTGCCCCCCGGCGTACGCCGGCTCGAGCACGCCGACGCCCACCGCGTGGGCGTCACTCCGGCGCTCCGCGAGCTTGCCGAGCGCCTCCACCCGGAGGGGTGA